A part of Caviibacter abscessus genomic DNA contains:
- the rpsP gene encoding 30S ribosomal protein S16: MVKLRLTRLGRKKVPFYRIVAMEALGKRDGKAIAYLGTYNPLIEENQVKLKEKEVLRFLGNGAQPTETVKSLLVKTGVWAKFEETKKSK; the protein is encoded by the coding sequence ATGGTAAAATTAAGATTAACAAGATTAGGAAGAAAGAAAGTTCCTTTTTATAGAATAGTTGCAATGGAAGCACTAGGGAAAAGAGACGGTAAAGCAATAGCTTACCTAGGAACATACAATCCTTTAATAGAAGAAAATCAAGTTAAATTAAAAGAAAAAGAAGTACTTAGATTTTTAGGAAATGGAGCACAACCTACTGAAACAGTAAAAAGTTTACTTGTTAAAACAGGTGTTTGGGCAAAATTTGAAGAAACAAAGAAATCAAAATAA
- the ffh gene encoding signal recognition particle protein, which produces MFDNLSDKLKQVMKNISGQGKLSESNVSQALKEVKLALLEADVNYTVTKNFVSKIKEKALGTEVIMGVNPKQQFIKIINDELIEVLGGTNVELQKSIKKPRVIMLVGLQGAGKTTFAAKLAKLLKKEKEEVLLIGADVYRPAAKKQLKVLSDQIGVKNFTLNDSDDAIKICKEGLEFAKNEQISTVIIDTAGRLHIDETLMNELKMIKEAVNPIEILLTVDGMTGQDAVNVSKNFNDLLEITGVILTKLDGDTRGGAALSIKEVCGKPIKFISEGEKLDDISRFYPERLASRILGMGDVVSLVEKAQDIIDEKEAKIMEEKFRKNQFDFEDFLKQFKMIKKLGSIGGILKLLPGVNLGEIDTNLAEKEMKKIEAIIFSMTVEERRNPQLLKVFSRKNRISKGSGTSVTDINKLLKQYEQMKQLMKMFNSGSIPGMGRFMKR; this is translated from the coding sequence ATGTTTGATAATTTAAGTGATAAATTAAAACAGGTAATGAAAAATATCAGTGGACAAGGAAAACTTTCAGAATCAAATGTTTCACAAGCTTTAAAAGAAGTTAAATTAGCTTTATTAGAAGCAGATGTAAACTACACAGTTACTAAAAATTTCGTTTCAAAAATTAAAGAGAAAGCACTTGGAACCGAAGTTATAATGGGAGTAAATCCTAAGCAACAATTTATAAAAATAATTAATGACGAATTGATAGAAGTTTTAGGTGGCACAAATGTAGAATTGCAAAAATCTATAAAAAAGCCTAGAGTAATAATGCTTGTTGGATTACAGGGTGCAGGAAAAACAACTTTTGCAGCTAAACTTGCAAAACTTTTAAAAAAGGAAAAAGAAGAAGTTTTACTTATTGGAGCAGATGTATATAGACCCGCAGCTAAAAAGCAATTAAAAGTTTTATCAGATCAAATAGGCGTTAAAAACTTTACATTAAATGATAGTGATGATGCAATAAAAATTTGTAAAGAAGGTTTGGAATTTGCGAAAAATGAACAAATTTCAACTGTAATAATAGATACAGCAGGAAGACTTCATATAGATGAAACTCTTATGAATGAATTAAAAATGATAAAAGAAGCAGTTAATCCCATAGAAATATTATTAACTGTTGATGGTATGACAGGTCAAGATGCTGTAAATGTTTCTAAAAACTTTAATGATTTATTAGAGATAACAGGTGTTATATTAACTAAATTAGATGGAGATACAAGAGGTGGAGCTGCGTTATCTATAAAAGAAGTATGTGGAAAGCCCATTAAGTTTATAAGCGAAGGAGAAAAGTTAGATGATATATCAAGATTTTATCCTGAAAGACTCGCTTCTAGAATACTTGGAATGGGAGACGTTGTATCACTTGTAGAAAAAGCTCAGGATATCATTGATGAAAAAGAAGCAAAAATTATGGAAGAAAAATTTAGAAAAAATCAATTTGATTTTGAAGATTTTTTGAAACAATTTAAAATGATTAAAAAGCTAGGCTCAATTGGTGGCATATTAAAGTTACTTCCTGGAGTAAACTTGGGAGAAATCGATACTAATTTAGCTGAAAAAGAAATGAAAAAAATTGAAGCAATAATTTTTTCAATGACTGTAGAAGAAAGAAGAAATCCGCAATTACTTAAGGTATTCAGCAGAAAAAATAGAATATCAAAAGGTAGTGGAACAAGCGTTACTGATATAAATAAACTATTAAAACAATATGAACAAATGAAACAATTAATGAAAATGTTTAATAGTGGTTCAATTCCTGGAATGGGAAGATTTATGAAAAGATAA
- the ylxM gene encoding YlxM family DNA-binding protein, whose protein sequence is MREIENFIKYSTLFSIYKSLFTGKQKIYLEAFLEEDNSFTEIAQALQVSRQAVFDNIKRACKKLDFYEKNLNVLANEMKYIENLKSLRKEFTIDNLDKLINELEGNDV, encoded by the coding sequence ATGAGAGAAATTGAAAATTTTATTAAATATTCTACGCTTTTTTCAATATATAAATCGCTATTTACAGGTAAACAAAAGATTTATCTAGAAGCATTTTTAGAAGAAGATAATTCGTTTACAGAAATAGCACAGGCTTTACAAGTTAGTAGACAGGCTGTTTTTGATAATATAAAAAGAGCGTGTAAAAAACTTGATTTCTATGAAAAAAATTTAAATGTACTTGCAAATGAAATGAAATACATAGAAAATTTAAAAAGTTTGAGGAAAGAATTTACTATTGATAATTTAGATAAATTAATAAATGAATTGGAAGGTAATGATGTTTGA